A DNA window from Halostella litorea contains the following coding sequences:
- a CDS encoding GNAT family N-acetyltransferase, protein MGEIAPQGGTEPVADGASCDRWHPTDCEGTAHCPPRCPRFVDRQDVAWLVRPFEPADREPLLDMYREFDSMERAQGIPPVDEGRLERWVDRLVAEGCNFVAVRDGRIAGHSVYTPTEEDEPELAVFVHQEYQGRGLGTELCRHVVAAAAAAGRDALVLEVLPSNRTAVGIYERLGFEPVERRGGAGRRSHAMRMRLPFEADGPHGSQFPPAVRG, encoded by the coding sequence ATGGGTGAGATAGCGCCGCAGGGCGGGACCGAACCCGTCGCGGACGGGGCATCGTGTGACCGCTGGCACCCCACCGACTGCGAGGGGACGGCCCACTGCCCGCCGCGGTGTCCCCGGTTCGTCGACCGGCAGGACGTCGCCTGGCTCGTGCGGCCGTTCGAGCCGGCCGACCGGGAGCCGCTGCTCGACATGTACCGGGAGTTCGATTCGATGGAGCGGGCACAGGGGATCCCCCCGGTCGACGAGGGACGGCTCGAACGCTGGGTCGACCGCCTCGTGGCGGAGGGCTGTAACTTCGTCGCGGTCCGGGACGGCCGGATCGCCGGTCACTCGGTGTACACGCCGACCGAGGAGGACGAACCCGAACTCGCCGTGTTCGTCCACCAGGAGTACCAGGGCCGGGGGCTCGGGACGGAGCTGTGTCGCCACGTCGTCGCCGCCGCCGCGGCCGCCGGCCGCGACGCCCTGGTGCTGGAAGTGCTGCCGAGCAACCGGACGGCGGTCGGCATCTACGAGCGCCTCGGCTTCGAACCGGTCGAGCGGCGCGGCGGCGCGGGCCGGCGCTCCCACGCGATGCGGATGCGCCTGCCGTTCGAGGCGGACGGCCCACACGGGAGCCAGTTCCCGCCAGCGGTCAGGGGCTGA
- a CDS encoding universal stress protein has translation MYDRILLPTDGSDGSHRAIEHAVAVADEVGATIHALFVVDTAEYQAVEGTATAVEAVETSGNRALDSVREVADRADVDVETELRYGTPNDEILAAAVEADADAIVMGTHGRTGIDRILLGSVTERVVREATVPVITVRMVDESPLVDTPEAATDRAAAAIADAGHDPVEPRDEPYRGTSAWIVPYAAESGDFRVHIDATTGSSRIARVD, from the coding sequence ATGTACGACCGAATCCTGCTCCCGACCGACGGTAGCGACGGAAGCCACCGGGCGATCGAGCACGCGGTCGCGGTCGCCGACGAGGTCGGCGCGACGATCCACGCGCTGTTCGTCGTCGACACGGCGGAGTACCAGGCCGTCGAGGGAACCGCCACGGCCGTCGAGGCGGTCGAGACGAGCGGCAACCGGGCCCTGGACTCCGTGCGCGAGGTGGCCGACCGGGCCGACGTCGACGTCGAGACGGAACTGCGCTACGGGACGCCGAACGACGAGATACTCGCCGCCGCGGTCGAGGCCGACGCGGATGCCATCGTCATGGGCACGCACGGCCGCACGGGCATTGACCGGATCCTGCTCGGCAGCGTGACCGAGCGCGTCGTCCGGGAGGCGACGGTCCCGGTGATCACGGTCCGGATGGTCGACGAGTCGCCGCTGGTCGACACGCCCGAGGCGGCGACCGACCGGGCGGCGGCCGCGATCGCCGACGCCGGCCACGACCCCGTCGAACCCCGCGACGAGCCGTACCGCGGCACCAGCGCCTGGATCGTCCCCTACGCCGCCGAGTCGGGCGACTTCCGGGTACACATCGACGCCACGACCGGCTCCTCCAGGATCGCACGGGTCGACTGA
- a CDS encoding P-loop NTPase, translating to MTIPESTVYERLDRIEDPSLDGSIVDLGLVTDVRTDPTTVHVRTAFRAPYAPEERLLEDRIRTALADLDAEVRLYADDAGRGPSDQHAAAVGNLVAVTADRRGVGTATATGNLAVALADRGARVGILDADVVGPSAARAVGVPDAPVHDAAGTLVPAETDGVKALSVDRLHDGEHPVGRRPASGRLLTTLVRDVEWRPLDYLFVCLPPGDVPASLAATVGVSGGVVVTDGADGGDAARAASAFAERGVPTLGVVETVRAFQGAEDGPEGPDDEPTVATDLPVLGTVPVDSGLRPSEGPAAAGDDAAETRAAFAALADAVTDAVGRRQRREVFMRGGPSPGPSPSEFARAVEDAGRRSGPTGVR from the coding sequence ATGACGATACCCGAATCCACCGTCTACGAACGGCTCGACCGGATCGAGGACCCGTCGCTCGACGGATCGATCGTCGACCTCGGGCTCGTGACGGACGTCCGCACCGACCCCACGACTGTCCACGTCCGGACCGCGTTCCGGGCGCCGTACGCCCCGGAGGAGCGGCTGCTGGAGGACCGCATCCGCACCGCGCTCGCCGACCTCGACGCGGAGGTCCGGCTCTACGCCGACGACGCGGGACGGGGCCCGAGCGACCAGCACGCGGCGGCCGTCGGCAACCTCGTCGCAGTGACGGCCGACCGGCGTGGCGTCGGGACGGCCACCGCGACCGGCAACCTCGCGGTGGCGCTGGCCGACCGGGGCGCCCGCGTCGGCATCCTCGACGCCGACGTGGTCGGCCCGAGCGCGGCGCGTGCGGTCGGGGTCCCGGACGCCCCGGTCCACGACGCCGCCGGGACGCTCGTGCCGGCCGAGACGGACGGCGTGAAGGCGCTGAGCGTCGACCGCCTCCACGACGGCGAGCACCCGGTCGGTCGGCGGCCGGCGAGCGGGCGGCTCCTGACGACCCTCGTCCGCGACGTGGAGTGGCGGCCCCTCGACTACCTGTTCGTGTGCCTCCCGCCGGGCGACGTGCCGGCGTCGCTGGCCGCCACGGTCGGCGTCTCGGGCGGCGTCGTGGTGACGGACGGGGCGGACGGCGGCGACGCGGCGCGGGCCGCCTCGGCGTTCGCGGAGCGGGGCGTGCCGACGCTCGGCGTCGTGGAGACGGTCCGGGCCTTCCAGGGGGCCGAGGACGGCCCGGAGGGGCCGGACGACGAGCCGACGGTCGCGACCGACCTGCCGGTTCTGGGGACGGTCCCCGTCGACAGCGGGCTCCGGCCGTCCGAGGGCCCCGCCGCGGCGGGTGACGACGCGGCCGAGACGCGGGCGGCGTTCGCCGCGCTGGCCGACGCGGTCACGGACGCGGTCGGCCGGCGGCAGCGCCGGGAAGTTTTCATGCGGGGCGGGCCGAGCCCGGGGCCCTCCCCGAGTGAGTTCGCCCGGGCGGTCGAGGACGCCGGCCGTCGCTCCGGGCCGACCGGCGTCCGGTGA
- a CDS encoding DoxX family protein: protein MSYQAANPLSEEFEFELSGPLAGYWLAFLRVVTGWWFFHSGVTKLIEDGLAYSYGPAYLQGMEGTALGPIPVWMGNNLAWFIEPMVPLGETLIGLGLMAGVLVRLASMFGVFFMTLFWVGNAEFGHGLVNSDLMGLLLFVTMAVLAAGRYYGLDAIIERLSLVERHPKLKYLLG, encoded by the coding sequence ATGTCATATCAAGCGGCCAACCCGCTGTCCGAGGAGTTCGAGTTCGAGCTATCGGGGCCGCTCGCGGGATACTGGCTGGCGTTCCTGCGGGTGGTCACCGGGTGGTGGTTCTTCCATTCGGGCGTGACGAAGCTGATAGAGGACGGCCTGGCCTACAGCTACGGCCCGGCGTACCTGCAGGGGATGGAGGGGACGGCGCTCGGTCCCATCCCCGTCTGGATGGGGAACAACCTCGCCTGGTTCATCGAGCCGATGGTGCCGCTCGGCGAGACGCTCATCGGACTCGGGCTGATGGCCGGGGTGCTCGTCCGGCTGGCCTCCATGTTCGGGGTCTTCTTCATGACCCTGTTCTGGGTCGGCAACGCCGAGTTCGGCCACGGGCTGGTCAACAGCGACCTCATGGGCCTGCTGCTGTTCGTGACGATGGCGGTGCTGGCGGCCGGGCGGTACTACGGCCTGGACGCGATCATCGAGCGGCTGAGCCTCGTCGAACGCCATCCGAAACTCAAGTACCTGCTCGGCTAA
- a CDS encoding helix-turn-helix domain-containing protein has translation MIQHATDASETARGVGPLDVQLAVDVESTSGCPLRGRDTDGVRQSMNRSAAEEPETCQVVVEDGGGTDYERTDIGDTCPCSVMEGHDCVAEIEAVRDGRLLYSVVVPDREELRAVVADLREDGASVSLERIRTDPAAGGPRADGVALTAKQREVLSLAIEAGYYEQPREASLSDLADELDVTPSAVSQRLNAVERKLVCERARDFDLQ, from the coding sequence ATGATCCAGCACGCCACTGACGCGAGCGAAACCGCGCGGGGGGTCGGGCCGCTGGACGTACAGTTGGCGGTCGACGTCGAGTCCACGTCGGGGTGTCCGCTCCGCGGGCGCGACACCGACGGGGTCAGGCAGTCGATGAACCGGTCGGCCGCCGAGGAGCCCGAGACGTGTCAGGTCGTCGTCGAGGACGGCGGTGGAACGGACTACGAACGCACCGACATCGGCGACACCTGTCCCTGTTCCGTGATGGAGGGCCACGACTGCGTCGCCGAGATCGAGGCGGTGCGGGACGGTCGCCTGCTGTACTCGGTCGTCGTCCCCGACCGCGAGGAACTCCGGGCGGTCGTCGCCGACCTCCGGGAGGACGGCGCGTCGGTCTCGCTGGAGCGGATCCGGACCGACCCGGCCGCCGGGGGACCGAGGGCCGACGGCGTGGCGCTGACCGCGAAACAGCGCGAGGTGCTCTCGCTGGCCATCGAGGCCGGCTACTACGAGCAGCCGCGGGAGGCGTCGCTCTCCGACCTCGCCGACGAACTCGACGTGACGCCCTCCGCGGTGTCCCAGCGGCTGAACGCGGTCGAGCGCAAACTGGTCTGTGAGCGTGCCCGGGACTTCGACCTCCAGTGA
- a CDS encoding universal stress protein: MYDTILLPTDGSDHAVRAAEHGLALARWFDATVHVVNVIDLARAGGLFNAGGVGEEFVSELEAEAKERIGTVEAVTEGVDAVETAVVRGAPAEAILDYADEHGVDLVAMGTHGRTGVERYVAGSVTERVVRLSDVPVLTAQALDGGGFEGYDDVLVPTDGSPHAERAAEHGIAIAQAADARVHALNVVDFGKVAATSNLEAPAELLDRLRDEGEEEAEAVAQRARDAGVDAVTAVVEGTPSRDVLEYAEDRGVDLIAMGTAGRTGLNRILLGSTAERTVRRAAVPVLTVSDRSAD; this comes from the coding sequence ATGTACGACACCATTCTCCTCCCGACGGACGGCAGCGACCACGCGGTGCGCGCGGCCGAGCACGGCCTCGCCCTCGCGCGGTGGTTCGACGCGACGGTACACGTCGTAAACGTCATCGACCTGGCACGGGCCGGCGGCCTCTTCAACGCCGGCGGCGTGGGCGAGGAGTTCGTCTCGGAACTCGAAGCGGAGGCGAAGGAGCGGATCGGGACCGTCGAGGCCGTCACCGAGGGGGTCGACGCGGTCGAGACGGCGGTGGTCAGGGGGGCGCCGGCCGAGGCGATCCTCGACTACGCCGACGAGCACGGCGTCGACCTGGTCGCGATGGGCACGCACGGCCGGACGGGCGTGGAGCGGTACGTCGCCGGCAGCGTGACCGAGCGCGTCGTGCGGCTCTCGGACGTGCCCGTGCTGACCGCTCAGGCGCTCGACGGCGGCGGGTTCGAGGGGTACGACGACGTCCTCGTGCCGACCGACGGCAGCCCCCACGCGGAGCGCGCGGCCGAACACGGGATCGCGATAGCGCAGGCGGCGGATGCCCGCGTCCACGCCCTGAACGTCGTCGACTTCGGCAAGGTCGCGGCGACGTCGAACCTCGAAGCCCCCGCCGAACTCCTCGACAGGCTCCGAGATGAAGGGGAGGAGGAAGCCGAGGCGGTCGCACAGCGGGCGCGCGATGCCGGCGTCGACGCCGTCACCGCCGTCGTCGAGGGGACCCCCTCGCGGGACGTGCTGGAGTACGCCGAGGACCGCGGGGTCGACCTGATCGCGATGGGGACGGCCGGGCGAACCGGGCTGAACCGGATCCTGCTCGGCAGCACGGCCGAGCGAACCGTGCGGCGGGCGGCGGTGCCGGTGCTGACCGTCAGCGACCGGTCGGCGGACTGA
- a CDS encoding DUF5059 domain-containing protein — MERTRRTWLKGSGAVLAGLALAGCSSSDDGSESTTTDGTGTSESDDDGTESEGVTAVDAAVGAEWNAMRARVWDALALGRGGYAGAGATVAEDVFARFENAAGENNAHEALEAESEDAYHEFEEALGELRTEGLEAGDVGRASEEAAIATTQLAEAQGSRLDEGTARAFDLQTFGAALEDAAVLAATGAFDAAATVAEGAVGRFEDSAAHDALESADGDAYERFESAASDAVAAAGDGDAGAVRSSAADARAAAVDGSYALASSEAAAGAGHVASFQARGWNAAALAGIGGPSTAFAHASVLSGYRARVHDAAWLFDRGQPDAAARVVENVFAHFEGARAHEALESADEEAYHAFEDEGLDAFLTAVENGDAEGVASAVETVDGALVSGIEALGSGVEPALLEAGFFRARIADAVQRYHLGEGGVAADVASGLLEAFEANEADFHETLESTDESLYHAFEDEHLTALIDAFEQGEDAAVEEHAAGVDEALLSFETMAGSQAQVSGVESTYVAARAFDADVLAVLGADERAESAVSGAFSHFEGGAGGFHEALEAADRDRYESFEGALSSVGGATAADGESVAEAARAFHKEAVGATYAVVAAAGGSYADAAATVAQDAFADFESARVHELLESADGDAYEGFEAALEEYVAALESGSGVDAAAAAFADAALRAQFAVAGAPDAAPVDGSGEGGGGTETDLSGGPNVVEGVPDDADHVVDMTAVAFEPTELTVAAGDTVAWTHAGGEPHSVTAVEDDIPDDATYWASGGFEGESAARDGWESGEGAVQSGQSYVHTFETTGEHAYVCIPHEAAGMTGTVVVE, encoded by the coding sequence ATGGAGCGCACGAGACGAACCTGGCTGAAGGGTAGCGGAGCCGTCCTGGCGGGCCTCGCGCTGGCCGGCTGTTCCAGTTCCGACGACGGCTCGGAGTCGACGACGACTGACGGGACGGGGACGTCCGAGTCCGACGACGACGGAACCGAAAGCGAGGGCGTTACCGCCGTCGACGCGGCCGTCGGTGCCGAGTGGAACGCGATGCGGGCGCGGGTGTGGGACGCGCTCGCCCTGGGCCGTGGCGGATACGCCGGGGCGGGCGCAACGGTCGCAGAGGACGTGTTCGCGCGCTTCGAGAACGCCGCCGGCGAGAACAACGCCCACGAGGCGCTCGAAGCCGAAAGCGAGGACGCGTACCACGAGTTCGAGGAGGCGCTCGGCGAACTGCGGACGGAGGGCCTCGAAGCGGGCGACGTCGGGCGCGCAAGCGAGGAAGCCGCCATCGCGACCACGCAACTGGCCGAGGCACAGGGCAGCCGCCTTGACGAGGGGACGGCGCGGGCGTTCGACCTCCAGACGTTCGGCGCGGCGCTCGAGGACGCCGCGGTGCTGGCCGCGACCGGCGCGTTCGACGCCGCCGCGACGGTCGCCGAGGGCGCGGTCGGCCGGTTCGAGGACTCGGCGGCCCACGACGCGCTCGAAAGCGCCGACGGGGACGCCTACGAGCGGTTCGAGAGCGCCGCGTCGGACGCCGTCGCGGCGGCCGGGGACGGCGACGCCGGGGCCGTGCGGTCGAGCGCGGCCGACGCGCGGGCGGCGGCCGTCGACGGGTCGTACGCGCTCGCCTCGTCCGAGGCCGCCGCGGGGGCGGGCCACGTCGCCAGCTTCCAGGCCCGCGGGTGGAACGCCGCGGCGCTAGCCGGGATCGGCGGGCCGTCGACGGCGTTCGCGCACGCGTCGGTGCTGTCGGGCTACCGCGCCCGGGTCCACGACGCCGCCTGGCTGTTCGACCGAGGCCAGCCCGACGCCGCGGCCCGCGTCGTCGAGAACGTGTTCGCGCACTTCGAGGGGGCACGCGCCCACGAGGCGCTCGAATCGGCCGACGAGGAGGCGTATCACGCCTTCGAGGACGAGGGGCTCGACGCCTTCCTCACGGCCGTCGAGAACGGCGACGCCGAGGGGGTCGCGTCCGCCGTGGAGACGGTCGACGGGGCGCTTGTGTCGGGGATCGAGGCGCTCGGGTCCGGCGTCGAGCCGGCGCTGCTCGAGGCGGGCTTTTTCCGGGCCCGGATCGCCGACGCGGTCCAGCGCTACCACCTCGGCGAGGGCGGCGTCGCCGCGGACGTCGCGAGCGGGCTGTTAGAGGCGTTCGAGGCCAACGAGGCGGACTTCCACGAGACCCTCGAAAGTACGGACGAGTCGCTGTACCACGCGTTCGAGGACGAGCACCTGACGGCGCTGATCGACGCGTTCGAACAGGGTGAAGACGCGGCGGTCGAGGAACACGCCGCGGGCGTCGACGAGGCGTTGCTCTCGTTCGAGACGATGGCGGGATCGCAAGCGCAGGTCAGCGGCGTCGAGAGCACCTACGTGGCCGCCCGGGCGTTCGACGCGGACGTGCTGGCGGTCCTCGGCGCGGACGAACGCGCCGAGTCGGCCGTCAGCGGGGCGTTCAGTCACTTCGAGGGCGGCGCGGGCGGCTTCCACGAGGCCCTCGAAGCCGCCGACCGCGACCGCTACGAGTCGTTCGAGGGCGCGCTCTCGTCCGTCGGCGGGGCGACCGCGGCCGACGGCGAGTCGGTCGCGGAGGCGGCCCGAGCGTTCCACAAGGAGGCCGTCGGCGCGACGTACGCCGTGGTGGCCGCGGCCGGCGGTTCGTACGCCGACGCCGCCGCGACGGTCGCACAGGACGCGTTCGCCGACTTCGAGTCCGCGCGGGTCCACGAACTCCTGGAGTCGGCCGACGGGGACGCGTACGAGGGGTTCGAGGCGGCGCTGGAGGAGTATGTCGCCGCGCTGGAGTCCGGGTCGGGCGTCGACGCGGCAGCCGCCGCGTTCGCGGACGCCGCCCTCCGTGCGCAGTTCGCCGTGGCCGGCGCGCCCGACGCCGCGCCGGTGGACGGCTCCGGCGAGGGCGGTGGCGGGACCGAGACGGACCTCAGCGGCGGGCCGAACGTCGTCGAGGGCGTCCCCGACGACGCCGACCACGTCGTCGACATGACCGCCGTCGCCTTCGAGCCGACCGAACTGACGGTCGCGGCGGGCGACACCGTCGCCTGGACCCACGCGGGCGGTGAACCCCACTCGGTGACGGCGGTCGAGGACGACATCCCGGACGACGCAACGTACTGGGCCTCGGGCGGGTTCGAGGGCGAGTCGGCCGCCCGCGACGGCTGGGAGAGCGGCGAGGGCGCGGTGCAGTCCGGCCAGTCGTACGTCCACACGTTCGAGACGACGGGGGAACACGCGTACGTCTGTATCCCGCACGAGGCGGCAGGGATGACCGGAACGGTCGTCGTCGAGTGA
- a CDS encoding iron-containing alcohol dehydrogenase family protein encodes MTSRRPNGTERFAYDPPAIRFGRGSVAELADELAAQGVERALVVCGETVGDTPAVMDPVLDGLGDRLGSVFAETTPEKRLRTAVDGAAAMRAADADAVVSLGGGSSLDTAKAVAVLAASDRSPEDAGREFAERGTLTVPDGVPPVVAVPTTLAGADLSQVAGLTAAPAGGLVDEPVGGGLDDPQLMPAAAFYDPELFATTPWSVLSGSAMNGFDKGIETLYARSAAAVTDATAARGLSLLADGLPALGRDRDDADALDRVVEGTMLVQYGISRPDGTTLSLIHAFGHGLTAHSSVQQGAAHAIVAPHALRYLFERVDGRRRLLAEALGVAHEDLSDHAVAEAVVDEVRTVRDALDLPTRLRSVDDLPREAFPAVADDVVTDGFVGNAPPGLDLTRADVEAVLDDAW; translated from the coding sequence ATGACGTCGAGACGCCCGAACGGGACCGAGCGCTTCGCGTACGACCCGCCCGCGATACGCTTCGGCCGGGGGAGCGTCGCGGAACTGGCCGACGAACTGGCGGCGCAGGGCGTCGAGCGCGCGCTCGTCGTCTGCGGCGAGACGGTCGGGGACACGCCCGCGGTGATGGACCCGGTGCTGGACGGCCTGGGCGACCGCCTCGGGAGCGTCTTCGCGGAGACGACGCCCGAGAAGCGCCTGCGGACGGCCGTCGACGGCGCGGCGGCGATGCGCGCGGCCGACGCGGACGCCGTGGTGAGCCTCGGCGGCGGGAGCAGCCTCGACACCGCGAAGGCCGTCGCCGTCCTCGCGGCCTCGGACCGCTCGCCCGAGGACGCCGGCCGGGAGTTCGCTGAGCGGGGGACGCTCACGGTGCCCGACGGCGTCCCGCCGGTCGTCGCCGTCCCGACGACGCTCGCGGGCGCGGACCTCTCGCAGGTCGCCGGCCTCACCGCCGCGCCCGCCGGCGGGCTGGTCGACGAGCCGGTCGGTGGCGGCCTCGACGACCCCCAGCTCATGCCCGCCGCGGCGTTCTACGACCCGGAGCTGTTCGCGACGACGCCGTGGTCGGTGCTGTCGGGGTCCGCGATGAACGGCTTCGACAAGGGGATCGAGACGCTGTACGCGCGCAGCGCCGCGGCCGTGACCGACGCGACGGCCGCACGCGGGCTCTCGCTGCTCGCCGACGGGCTGCCGGCGCTCGGTCGGGACCGCGACGACGCCGACGCGCTCGACCGCGTCGTCGAGGGGACGATGCTGGTCCAGTACGGCATCTCGCGGCCCGACGGAACGACGCTGTCGCTGATCCACGCGTTCGGGCACGGGTTGACGGCCCACTCGTCCGTCCAGCAGGGCGCGGCCCACGCCATCGTCGCGCCCCACGCGCTGCGCTACCTGTTCGAGCGCGTCGACGGCCGCCGGCGGCTGCTCGCCGAGGCGCTAGGGGTGGCCCACGAGGATCTGTCCGACCACGCGGTCGCCGAAGCCGTCGTCGACGAGGTGCGGACGGTCCGTGACGCGCTGGACCTGCCGACCCGGCTTCGGTCGGTCGACGACCTCCCGCGGGAGGCGTTCCCGGCGGTCGCGGACGACGTGGTGACGGACGGCTTCGTCGGAAACGCGCCGCCGGGGCTGGACCTGACGCGGGCGGACGTCGAGGCGGTGCTCGACGACGCCTGGTGA
- the arcD gene encoding arginine/ornithine antiporter ArcD: MDSPNDEARFAFDADRRPPLRQAIVPVLGVMVFLGIGSGVLKLAPHGPLLWSVALTGLVGRYWMGYTWDDLYDGIAKSLLMGLEAILILFVIYALIATWISAGTIPGLMYYGLGTLTPEVFLPVTALLAAVVAFSIGSSWTTAGTLGVAFIGIGSGLGIPEPMTAGAILSGAYAGDKQSPLSDTTNLAAAVTDTDLYDHIRAMRNGTAVALGLSIALYAALGLQAGGAIPAGQVESIRAALSGTYGLSALVFLPLVVTFGLALAGYPALPTLVAGVFAGVATTVAVQGRSFTAAWQVFLSGTEPTTGLKLVDDLLASGGLEGSAWTISVVVAALALGGLLESTGVIATLAARLAGAVRGRGSLVAGTGVSAFAVNLFSAQQYMSIVVPGMTLRELYDEYGLDSASLSKAIESVGTPTGALIPWHAGGVYMAGVFGVATLEYAPYYFFAFLSPLVLFVSAAAGRGFVLQEGAAGEGDPTPADD; encoded by the coding sequence ATGGACTCACCGAACGACGAGGCGCGGTTCGCCTTCGACGCGGACCGGCGACCGCCGCTCCGGCAGGCGATCGTGCCGGTGCTCGGCGTCATGGTCTTCCTGGGGATCGGATCGGGCGTGTTGAAGCTCGCACCGCACGGGCCGCTGCTGTGGAGCGTCGCCCTGACCGGGCTGGTCGGGCGCTACTGGATGGGCTATACGTGGGACGACCTCTACGACGGGATCGCGAAGAGCCTGCTGATGGGGCTGGAGGCCATCCTCATCCTCTTCGTCATCTACGCGCTGATCGCGACGTGGATCAGCGCCGGCACCATCCCCGGGCTGATGTACTACGGGCTGGGGACGCTGACGCCCGAGGTGTTCCTCCCCGTCACCGCCCTGCTGGCGGCGGTCGTCGCCTTCTCCATCGGGTCGTCGTGGACGACAGCCGGCACGCTCGGCGTGGCCTTCATCGGCATCGGCTCGGGGCTCGGCATCCCCGAGCCGATGACCGCCGGGGCGATCCTCTCGGGGGCGTACGCCGGCGACAAGCAGTCGCCGCTCTCGGACACGACGAACCTCGCCGCGGCGGTGACCGACACCGACCTCTACGACCACATCCGCGCGATGCGGAACGGGACGGCGGTCGCGCTCGGCCTCTCGATCGCGCTGTACGCGGCGCTCGGCCTGCAGGCCGGCGGCGCGATCCCCGCCGGCCAGGTCGAGTCGATCCGGGCGGCGCTGTCGGGCACGTACGGCCTCTCGGCGCTCGTCTTTCTCCCGCTGGTCGTCACGTTCGGGCTGGCGCTTGCGGGCTACCCAGCGCTCCCGACGCTGGTCGCGGGCGTGTTCGCCGGCGTCGCGACGACCGTGGCGGTCCAGGGCCGGTCGTTCACGGCTGCCTGGCAGGTGTTCCTGAGCGGCACCGAGCCGACGACGGGGCTGAAACTCGTCGACGACCTGCTCGCGAGCGGCGGGCTGGAGGGGTCGGCGTGGACCATCTCGGTCGTCGTGGCGGCGCTCGCGCTGGGCGGGCTGCTCGAATCGACGGGCGTCATCGCCACGCTCGCCGCGCGCCTCGCCGGCGCCGTCCGCGGCCGCGGGTCGCTTGTCGCCGGGACGGGCGTCTCGGCGTTCGCGGTGAACCTCTTCTCGGCCCAGCAGTACATGAGCATCGTCGTCCCCGGGATGACGCTCCGGGAACTGTACGACGAGTACGGCCTCGACTCCGCGTCGCTCTCGAAGGCCATCGAGTCCGTCGGGACGCCGACCGGCGCGCTCATCCCGTGGCACGCGGGCGGGGTGTACATGGCCGGCGTCTTCGGCGTCGCCACGCTGGAGTACGCGCCGTACTACTTCTTCGCGTTCCTCTCGCCGCTGGTGCTTTTCGTCTCGGCGGCAGCCGGCCGCGGCTTCGTCCTCCAGGAGGGGGCGGCAGGCGAGGGCGACCCGACGCCGGCTGACGACTGA
- a CDS encoding creatininase family protein encodes MYLADEAWPDLESYFESESLALVPLGSTEQHGPHLPEGTDHLIAEAYAREAAERTGYLCTPTINVGVSPHHRQFHGTMWADAPAFRAYVESVARNLTYHGIDRIVFVNAHGGNVDHLREVGRRLRDDGTAYAVEWMWDESIPDLVDEAFDQNGPHGGPKETAMIQHLHPELVHDDRLADARDGGIASVEDAETVKHGARTFYDAIDNTNNGVLGDQTDATAEKGEQLFEAASEQLVALADWLADQRFEDLLPRDHV; translated from the coding sequence ATGTACCTCGCCGACGAGGCCTGGCCGGACCTGGAATCGTACTTCGAGTCGGAGTCGCTCGCGCTGGTGCCGCTGGGGTCGACCGAACAGCACGGCCCGCACCTGCCGGAGGGGACCGACCACCTGATCGCCGAGGCGTACGCCCGCGAGGCGGCCGAGCGCACCGGCTACCTCTGTACCCCGACCATCAACGTCGGCGTCAGCCCCCATCACCGCCAGTTCCACGGCACGATGTGGGCCGACGCGCCGGCGTTCCGGGCCTACGTCGAGTCCGTCGCGCGGAACCTCACGTACCACGGGATAGACCGGATCGTGTTCGTCAACGCCCACGGCGGCAACGTCGACCACCTCCGCGAGGTCGGCCGCCGCCTCCGCGACGACGGGACCGCCTACGCCGTCGAGTGGATGTGGGACGAGAGCATCCCGGACCTCGTCGACGAGGCGTTCGACCAGAACGGCCCCCACGGCGGGCCGAAGGAGACGGCGATGATCCAGCACCTCCACCCGGAACTCGTCCACGACGACCGCCTCGCCGACGCGCGGGACGGCGGTATCGCAAGCGTCGAGGACGCCGAGACGGTCAAACACGGCGCGCGGACGTTCTACGACGCCATCGACAACACCAACAACGGCGTCCTCGGCGACCAGACCGACGCCACCGCCGAGAAGGGCGAACAACTGTTCGAGGCCGCCTCGGAACAGCTCGTCGCGCTGGCCGACTGGCTCGCCGACCAGCGGTTCGAGGACCTGCTCCCGCGCGACCACGTCTGA